The Planctomycetia bacterium sequence TCACGGCGATCTCGCGCTGCGACACGCCCTGCAGTTTGCGCAGGATGAAAATCTCGCGGCAACGACCAGGCAGCGCATCGATCGCTTCGAGCAGCAGCGCGACCTCCTGCCGGGTGCTGACTTGTTCGGCGACATCGGGCTCTTCGGCGACCACAAGCAGCGCGGCGGAATCCGGCCCCGGATGGACGGCGAAAATCTTCGGACGGCGGAAAATCGCGAGAGCAACATTCCGGGCCGTCGCGAACAGATACGCGCGGGCGCACGCCACCGGCGTCGCTTCCCGCGCGCGCAGGAGCCGCAGGTAGCTTTCTTGCACCACATCGTCCAGGTCGCGCGCACCCGGGAAACGGCTGCGCAGCCATGCCCGCAAATCCCGCTCGTGCGGCTGGACGTGTTC is a genomic window containing:
- a CDS encoding sigma-70 family RNA polymerase sigma factor, translating into MIPPHTDHTQWFAEHVQPHERDLRAWLRSRFPGARDLDDVVQESYLRLLRAREATPVACARAYLFATARNVALAIFRRPKIFAVHPGPDSAALLVVAEEPDVAEQVSTRQEVALLLEAIDALPGRCREIFILRKLQGVSQREIAVSLGLSEQTVQVQVGRGAKRIVQSLRWRGVTGRIAAFPKGDHG